ttagagttttcggggttttcataaaatgtttactacggataccgtccgacttgtggattttcccttggaacacaaaattgaataaatataatgattaaaagtatctactttgatatggttgtttgattttccaggttagtagtaattttttgagttttttccttggggtctttttttacataaaataccgttaagtcaattttctacaattatgaaggccgggattgagtaaaatttagacaaagtatcagacaattgcaaaaaagccgaataaacatagattgtaacaactaattcaaactcataatttttcgaagcatattcgaggaaatcaaGGATTACAAATTCAagctttcaagaccccgtctttcagtactctcagtactttgatttaaaaaagaaaagataaattGTATCGCAGAAAATGTTTTAAGGATTATTTACGATATTTACGATTAACAATTATCGTCATTAGCCATATGACATGCAGCGAAATCATCATGATTGTTCAGGTAAAGGGGGAGGGCAGTCTAGGTTTACCAGGCTTCAGGTCTACAATAATGTCAAGCACGGTCAAAATATTGGTTATAAAATAAAGAGGACTATATGTACTTATAATAGTAAAAAGATACCTTGTTAATACACATCTATAATAAAggaattcaatttcttttaaatcaacattttattttaattaaacttgaagtattttaaataaataaaaataaagactcggcgttttaaacataaaaacgTGTATTAAAAAGATCATGGTATAAATCGGATTATTAGCGTTTACTTCTTTTACCCTGAATTAAGCATAGAGAGGTCATAAATACCAACTGCATTCCAGTGTGAATTATGTATACTGAATACCCTTCTTCCTTAAATAATGACCAAAAATTTTTAACAACCTCACTTAATGTGTCTCTAAATGATAAGGAGGCTGACGGACCTAATCAAGGGTTTGGACATTATGATTTGCTATTATAATAGCTTTACTACTTAGTAGATTCCCTTTAATTAACTTCATATTTGAATTACAACATGCTAAAAGAACAACAAATACAAGTTATCCAGCAAATAAATTGATATACGCACTGTATGAATACATTCccataaattttctttaacagaCATTATTTCCTAAGTTGTGTTTGCACGTTAAGGCGATTCCATGCTATAAATAAGCAGACGTCATATATCTTTATTCAGATTTGACAATGGTCGTGGGAACGCCAACATGCTGATTGTtttatagcccccccccccccccaaaaaataaattaaaaaaaatccatacacacaattcatttcaatttcaattcaatttattctcCCAAACCATTAACATatacaatggtacatgaggtgCAATAacatatttgcattaaattgtgATGTCAAGGgtctaataaattatatataatattataatacaacataGTAATACATGTGTCAATAAGCATAAGTAAGATTTGACTTGTTTTGACGTAATAAAAAGAGTGTTACATTCTTCCAAAGGTcgaaggtcttgttaaaatagttctaagTCTTTTAGTAGTGGCGTTTAAATCTCTCGCAGATGTTGTTTGTACCTGAGAACAGATCACATATTTCGTACTCTTCCAGCGCCCATTTACAGGTTCTAGTCTTCAGAACTTCTTTTATTTCGCTGAGATGGACGAAAACAGGCAAATTCCACATTCCAGAAAATtctgagtacatgtatatatagcatCAAATTTATTTTCGTCCTCTGCTTGTAGTAGCTGTTCCAACTGGCAAGAATACACGATCAGATCATTGAGGGTACAAATAAGATCCCTTTTGATGTGGTTCCAACATAGTACTAGTTTCAGGTTGGGTAGAATCTCAGACACAACAATCTGAAAAAGCAATGTATATAATTTCTTTGTCAACCACTAAGACGTGTCTTCAATCTATCAATATGCTTGGTATACCATTACCACCCTGAAAATATGGTGAAGTGGTCATCTCTACTTTTTGAGATTCTGGCTtatttgcaattgaatagtgaactgcgttctagaacgcagttcgcaattcaaaatttagaattcatatttgtggcctgaaattttcagggtcatCTACTGGTGATATACCATTAATTACCACCTTGAAAATATGGTGAAGTAATCATTTCAACTTTTTGAGATTCTGGCTTATTTGCAATGGAAAAGCGAACTGTGTTCTTGAACGCatttcgcaattcaaaatttagaattcaaatTTTAGGCCTGTAAATTTACTCCTAATTATTTCCCAcgatattaatgaaatatatttcacGTGATTTATGGGACCCAGTCTGTTAACATAGTACTAATTTCTGACACAATACCTGCCAACgcaatgtacatgtgtaaaacAGGACGATTACAACAACGAGACTCGTGACATTGATTTATTCCGGATACTACTACGGTACTCTCCAACAACAGCCATGTTCGTCAACCTTGTTCGATGGTTATTTATTGCGGTATATACTTACCTGGCagatttggggttttttttcgggGGTACATTTTAAACTTACATTGAAACATTAAAAAGTCGTAATTTTGTCAAACAGTTTTGTTAGCCCCTTGTTAATGAAGCTGACACGAGTAATGATTCATAATTAAAACGTATGAcagaaaaaacagaaaaatttgcaaaattgaaAGGTTCCATACCAAACCTGTATTTTACTGGAACTTCAAAGAATTTACAGAATGTGACAGCAAGACGAAATATCtcttagaaatgataaaatataaacaggggttttttttactcttcTGTTGATGGGGCACAAGTCTTATTTTCAAATTCGTCTGTTGCCTAAATTTTAATTACTGCAATCATTTctattctaaaataattttgtacatcattaaaaaaaatcatattgttcGTCTGAAATAGCAATGCATTAAAACCATACTGTATGTTTGAAAGAATTGAAGAatcaattcaatattttaattagcTACAGTTAAGAACATCTTGAGATAGATAGACTGGAAAATTTCGGACATTAGATGAACCGAAGGAAGAATAAAATACGCGTCAGTGTCAATTGTCAATACAACTGAAACGTAGAAATGGTGGAACTTTTACGGTTCATTATCTGGCGGGAGAAATCAGATCGTCTGCTGCAACTTAATCAAAATGTCTCGTGTTCCACGAAAATTTGATAGGTCTTGTTAAATATGACAAATTAATCCACAAGTGTCAGGCTttaataaactttttacatCTGTCAATATTTCTGTAAAATTAAGTCAGTTCGGATTCAGAAACACTGTTAATTTTGCGGTAATTAGCACGTTTTATGGAGACAGGATtaatcagatattttttttgttttttgattttccCTTCAAGTTACAAATGATAAATCGACGGACAGTTTGTGGTTAGGGGGGTTGAAAAGGGGGTAGGTCTTGATTAAAAATGTGTGTACCAATCTGTTTGTAATTATAGCAAAAACCAGGACCtaacaagaaaataaaacaaacgaATGCCTCAAAGAATCGGAAAAACAAATGAGATTTAGAATGCAATAAGCGGTATCAAAttcataacaagaggcccatgggccacatcgctcacctgaacaacagttccttgtaacattctatttcctagcatatgttatttttattttaaactttaaacccctttctggggccccagtattggtccggggtttatggttggctttaacaaCTACACTAGTTGAGGACCCCTGCATTGTAATCTCAtaaactgtagcattgtagttctcaagaagaaaatttttaaacattttcgatatatatttctatgttaaactttgaaccccacttGAGGCCTCAGTATTGGTCTGGGggtcttggggccccagtattagttcGGGGGTCACGGTTTtaccaatttagaatctacaatagccAATGATGCTTGCATCTCACAAACTGTTGcaatgtagttcttgagaagaagatttttaaacatgttccctatatatttctatgttaattttgaaccccttcttGGGCCCCAATATTAGTCTGGGGGTCACGGCTTccacaatttagaaactttacaatttgtgaatgcttgcatagtaatctcacaaattgaagcattgtagttctcctccattagatttttaaacatgttccctcCTATCTTTTTATGtgaaacattgaaccccttctcctggagccccagtattagatcgcttctataatttaaatttttcattatttgatgATCCAAGTAAAGTAATCTCACAAAGAAtgacattgtagttctcgagaagatttttttaaaacatgtttcctatatatttctatgttaaactttgaacccttcttgatgccccagtattagtccaggggtcatgattttaacactttagaatctacaattgccaaggatgtatgcatagtaatatcccaaactgttgcaatgtagttcttgagaagaagatttttaaacatttttcttatatatgttaaactttgaacctcgCCTGGGGGCCCAGTTTTTGCcagggggtcacaattttaacaatttagaatcttaattatacatacaagcttatgtataaatattggcatttctggtgcagtggttcttgagaagaagattttaaaacatttatcatatttatttccaTGTTAATCTTTGAACCCCGTTTGGAGCCCCAGATTTAGtacgggggtcatgatttttacaatttaaaatcttcactatatatacaagcttttgtgtaaatattggcatttctagtgcagtggttcttgagaagaagatttttaaacatttttccaatgtatttccatgttaaatttttaaccccgcctggggccccagttttggtccgggggtcatgatttttacaatttagaatattcactatatattcaagcttttgtgtaaatgttggcatttctggtgcagtggttcttgagaagaagatttttaaacatttttccaatgtatttccaagttaaattttgaaccccgcctggggccccagttttggtccgggggtcatgatttttacaatttagaatattcactatatatacaagcttttgtgtaaatattggcatttctggtgcagtggttcttgagaagaagatttttaaacatttttccaatgtatttccatgttaaatttttaaccccgcctggggccccagttttggtccgggggtcacgatttttacaatttagaatattcactatatatacaagcttttgtgtaaatattggcatttctggtgcagtggttcttgagaagaagatttttaaacatttttccaatgtatttctatgttaaattttgaaccccgcctggggccccagttttagtccgggggtcacgatttttacaatttagaatattcactatatatacaagcttttgtgtaaatattggcatttctggtgcagtggttcttgagaagaagatttttaaagacatgcaccctattttcactgtttcgtaattatctcccctttaaaaagggttgaaccctttattttaacaatttagaatccccttttcataaggatgctttgtaccaagtttggttaaatttggcccagaggtttttgagaagaagtcaaaaatgtgaaaagtttacagacggacggacagacagacggacggacggacgacggacaacgggtgatcagaaaagctcacttgaaccttcggttcaggtgagctaaaaactatatCTTTGCAGTCCATTCCTGGTATCTACTGTTTATCGCCCATTTCTCTGTCAGGGTTTCTACAATCGTCAATTGTCTCTATATATCTCATTACTTCGTCCATATTATAGCAACATTCATTCTCTACAATGGCCATTTAGCGGGATTTTATTTTCCCGGTTTTATGCTGTTTGGTATCAAAGCTAAGTGTATCAATTTCTCCATACGACTTCATTTGTTACTCAGTAATAGAAAGAGAAGCCTCCAATTAAGTAAATCATCAGCAGAAACGGGGATTCTTGACATCTTGTTcagcaaaatattttcatttcttgattaatatgacaaaaaatacaCCGGGTTATTCTTTGTCCTCATTAGCTACAGAGGATGACACCGGACAGAAAACACGGAAAATTAGGTCAACAGACAAGTTGGCTGATGTTGTTTTGTCAAATGTCAGCGCGAGAGCTGCATGTACACGATGTTGTTTGTCAACAGAGAAAACGTCACATCTCTTTTACACGTGCTGCTAATGAGTTGTCGTGTAACTAGTAGCATGCGCGTGTCCTGTTAGTATTCTATAGTAGTACGTGTACATACAGCAGTCAGTCCTCAATCATTGTGTCTCATGACGAGTACTTTCTATGTactaattgatttgatgaactATAATTAATTTCACCCATTCATCAGGGTCATCTTCTAATGTTATACCATTACCACTATGAAAATATGATgaagtggtcatctctagttaTTGAGGTTCGGGTCTCCATTTATAAAACACTATccattataatggggttttaaatATTGGACTTGAAATCatcgatttttttcttttttttcggggggttcacgtcaaaacatgacTGAGGGAATATATTTCCCAATTTTGCGGGTATCGGCTCGCTTTAGGGACTGATATAaaaaatgagatgaaaaacatttaattatgtTGGGTTTAAGACTTTTCCCTATTGTAAAACTgaagatatcatttaaaattttacgtcagttgtttggggggggggggggggtcgtgtTATCATCAGATGTGATTAGTCAATGGTATAATTAACAATCCTAgtttatcatattgtatcatatttcatatttaaatggtttttagagttgctgatatatatatatatatatatatatatatatatatatatatatatatatatatatatatatatatatatatatatgtcaatgataaaaatgttgAGATACGATGTCGATCTTTTATCGttattaagcatttttcaatatatttttgcatTGCATGTCATGTGGTTATCTTAATGATTAAGTGAGATAATACCAACAAAACACATGCAAGATTACATTGACTttaatataaaagtttaaatagtGAAGTACtgtcaaaaatgttttagcagaaaacaaaatctgcaatcAAAATTTCCTCTCTTTTGCTTTAAGTccatttttgtttgagcctaaaatttccataatatagtaaaaaaaaaatgtcgaatgttatgtcaagaataatttatttcatttttgtgttttgaacaaatacatgtatctttcatGACATTGATCTTTataacaatcaaaatttgataaatcgAGCCTAAAGTTAATACAGTACCCTTAACAGTAACACAATTTCTcaaattagagagagagagagagagagagagagagagagagagagagagaaatattcAGTATTAGCGTATGTGTATTTTCAGTAAGATCAACACTTTATAAACTTTTCAGGGTCAAGGGTAGGGGCCCTCGATGTTtccgagcccgatgtttaaaatcacaaaataattaatatttaagttTTAAGGGCCTCATATCTCAAAGACTAGAGATCACCACTTCACCATAAAAGTATATTTATGACAGAAGTGGTCAACAACTATTACATGACCCTGAAAATAtcaggccccaaatatgaattctaaatttttaattgcaaactgcgttctagaacacTGTTCACTTTTCAATTTCACATAGTGTTAAATGAGTGGGGACCGAGTCTATAAACTTATTGACAACCACATAACcatatttttacaatggtagggGTAAACCATCGGTAGatgaccctgaaaatttcaggccccaaatataaattctaaatataaatcctagaacgcagttcacttaTCAATTGCAAATGAGCCCGAATCTCAAAAAGTAAAGATGTCCACTTCACCATATTTTCATGGTGGTAATGGTATACCAccagtagatgcccctgaaaatttcaggccccaaatatgaattctaaattttgaattctagaacgcagttcactattcaattgcatatcaGCCCGATTCGTAAAAACTATAGATAAttgcatcaccatattttcacagcggtagtgaaataccacaagtagatgcccctgaaaatttcgggccccaaatatgaattctaaattttgatttgcgaactgcgttctagacgcagttcactattcaattgcgaattACGTTCCAAAAACCGATTGCCGACATATTTTAGCAAACAAACAACATGATATACCTaatacaaaatatgataaattgaatCTGGTTGTAAGTACTTTGTTTTTGAACAAGTGTTACTTGAGAAAATATAACCCACAATACAATTGTCAAGTCGGGAAAAACAGTAATACCACGAACAATGCCATTTATTTGATATGCTAGTTGAAGGGAGTTGTACAGCAGATCGCGTGAAATTCTTCGTTTAGTTTTCATTTGCTTTGCGACCATTAAAATTTCGTGCACTTTGGTCATTATTATAGTGCAGGGAAATATAATtctatatatactaaaatactATATGTTTAACGGCAGGTACCGGTGttgtatttaaaaactaaaacaaaaacaaaatctcCCAGGTTGGCATGTGTCATTAATACCTCAGGAATTCCCGTCACACCTGTGTCACGTGACTCACTCTTACCTGCGATTTTAAAATGGTGGACGTTTGTTTGAATTTCCGGACAAGCTCAAAGATGTTTACGATTACGTTTATAATTCTTGTTGGAATATCGTCAATATTTGGTGAgtatatttgtttcttttttcttctgtAGACATAAAAAATTTTACTTGAAATTCCAAataggtgtaatgtaatttactTTTTCACGTGCATAATAATAGTGTTGTGACTCAGGTACGTATGTAAGTCTTAATGCGAACCGAGACTGATCGATATTATCTATAGAACGTACAATTCAGTTTAGATAGTATATTGAAATGAGCACAGAATAATCTGTAATAATcacattatataaatactagATCTAATGCgtgttttgataaaaagaattcGTTTTATAAAAATGCGACAAGGGGAATAACTTTCGATCAACAATATATGTTATCAATATCGTAATACATGGATTGATTGAATAAACATTGCGCAGTTTTCAAATTAAGGAAACAAACCATTGAAGTAAGTGATTAAAACTGCACGtatatagcaaattttgtatgaaacaattttttttaactacagCCAGGTGTTCTAGTCAGTATAAACATTTTCTTGTCAAATTTTGAAGTTGTGTACAATAGCCAGCAGACATTCTTTACATAGGGATGACATCATGTACCTGCATTTTATTACATTCGGGCCATAAAATTGTCAGTGAAGTATAAAGATTTCAATCAAGAGTAAAATAAGGATCGGTATATTGCACTcaattaatatcaattaaattatatatctcGATCAGAACTATAATTCACACCTACGAGATTAATTAAGGATCAACACATTACTAAGtgtatttgttttgattataattaaTAGGTTGGCACCAATCTTTGGGATATTTCcaaaatgggatataaatttgaaattaagtgcaatttttttttttaaattattgtaattttgaaataaatttgcaaaaattcatatcaaatgCAACAACCTTTTTTTAGCAAGTTTTTCTAAAATCCTATTGCTATAGTTTGCCAGATTGATTCCCAAGAATTTTTTGGATACTAGCTTGCATTTGGATCAATCTCTGCAACAGTGGGGTTACAGAAACACTTCCCAAAAATTGTTTACTAAAAGTCGTTACATTTCACCTACTGCGGATTTGACTTAATTACTtaagagaaaagaaaaattatttgattaaatttgatGACTTTAAGTTATGAATATTCCCTTTATAATCTATAGTTGAAGCCCAGCGACCAGACATTGTGGATGAAATTTTACCGGAGGTAAAACAGAAGAACCAGATAGGTTATTTGAACTGCACAGTGGTCAACAAAGGTTCCGAGTCGGTGGTAAGTACAGATCTACATAATGATCATATATTTACTATGCTAAACACTGCGCTTGTCTTATTGAGCGCCATTAAGGATGTTAATTGAAAAAGAGAGGGGAGATGCATATTTATTAGAATTAAGATGTATAGTGACTATAGCTGATATGCTGAGCATGTCATGCatgtgtacatttatttatgcatgtacatgtatattggtaaTGGATATGGCTGTTGTATTGGCCAGAATAGCTCAGTTAGACAGCGGTAGAACTCATGACTTAAATAAAAAAGGGGTTCTttgtttaattctttatttaattGTGTAACTGGTAAATTTACATTCTTCTTGCCCTGGAATAGCAGATTTAAATCTAAGTCCTTCCAGATGCCagatattctcttttgagaagttgACAGACATATCCTATGTAGGCTAtacctgtccacttctcaaaagagaataggcTATGCATGCCTGTCCactctcaaaagagaatatagATCGATGCCAGAtagatgtgtatttttttttactctttgttgattatttaaaaaaaaccctatcatacatgtatacctgcCTGCATATCAATTTATGCCATGCAGgtcctttaaattttaaaaattgcttttcactgtcgtaaataatgaaaaagtgTCTATAAATTGGGGAAGCTAAGCATTCAAACTGTGCATGATCAGTGCATTTCACATGTTGGAATCTAACTTAATAAACCGAAGAATATGTCATTGAGATGTTTTATTCACCTCTGAATAGTAATTTTTGAACTTGATATGCCTTgctatgtatcaaatatttctCTTCATTGGTGATCtagattaatgaaaataaacggTCTATATAATCTGGTGCAGTTACAATGAAactttttatctttatataatcCTGCACATCAATATGATACtgaaaattacatatatttttacacTTAACAGGTGCAATGGTCCAAAGTGGAAACAGTAAATGGAGGAAATCCGATTTTGCTCAGTGAAGACGACAAAATTGTGTATCAAGGTAATGTGAATTTTTATGTTCATGTATGCAAACTGCAATGAGcaagtaaatttacatataatggaaattaattttttcattgttacATAATACCATTGTCTTGACAATCAAGGTGTTCCtatatactgaatgtcttttctCCTAGAATACtcatttgcattttaatttaaagcttTGTATTTATGGGAGATTGAAAGAATGGTGAACATGTTGTACTTGTATGATTTCATCCTACCTTAAGTTTAACAAATTTGAGGATTATTTAAGATTGCCTTGAACTTTCTCCACctccctccctccccccccccccccctcaaaaaaaaaaaaagaaagaaaaaaaaccccaaaaaacaaatttatcataataatttttatgaatataccGGGTATGTATATCATGTTTATTGTCTTTTATTAAGTATTCCAGCAAAATCAGTGTGTATCTATTTTATTGCTTGTTATATAACAATGTAATCTGATTTTCTACTTCAGAAATTAATAGAATAGGGCTCTATCAGTATTCAAACAAAAAGAGACATAACAACGGGAAAGGAATCTGCAGTATAGTCTTTGTTTATATAGAGGGACAGGCAGGCACATACAATGTATCTCATTTTCTATGGCCAGAGGGGAACGGAAGTGTATTGACTGACTACTTCCACTgtcaaaaataatgaaaaagtgTATAAATTGGGGAAGCTAAACATTCAAACTGTGCATGATCAATGTTTTTCACATGCataataattttacaatcaGCTGCAGGCAggcttttattctatatttaaaataaataaaattttaggtAGAAAATAAAGAGTGCAGTTTACTCCTCACCAATTCTGAGTGCATgcacataaatttttttttttcagatttcaaTATGATACTAGTATGGAAAGATTTCAAGAAAATGAAAGCAGCAAGAGCTCCTTATTGTTTCATAATCAGTCAGTCAACTAAGTTTCCTGACTTTAAATTGAACTACTGTAGATGTTATATAGATATAATAAAACAGTAATACATATACCTGTGCACTGGCTTACCTGTTAGCTCCTTATGTACACTCCTTTGTACCTGACATTGacttgtatatatatcaaaagaGAAGGTGCCACAATTAATATTCCATTATTGATGTAAACCTTGCAATATACAGAGATTGTGAAACATTTTGTCACTTTAGGACCGAATGTACTAGCTAGTACTGGTAGCTGATTTTTGTAACTGCGTGACAGTTCAGGGGGCttttaaagaatgaaattttgtctggaaatacatgtaactgtgtGTATGAGAAAAGTTATCATCTATACCGAAGTTTTCACATTAAAACTAATGTTCTCTTTATATCATATTCTCTTTACAGGTAATACTGGGATAAATGAGGATTCGGGGCTGCGTAAATATGATATGCAGAGTCGTGTAAATGGACGGAGAGTTACGTACATGTTGGTGATTCGATATTTAGCAGAGGAGGATGCTGGCGATTATTTGTGCACGATTAGAATTCAAGGAGTACAGTGGCCGGAATGGCCAAAGAAGATCGGAAAATTAACAGTACAAAGTAAGTACTGTAGATTTATTGAATTGATTATTGCACACTGTTTTATAAGCAAGATGGAGGCTGTCTTTAGAGTACTATTAATGAAAGGTGcagaaaatgatatatatatttaattaataaatttctgTCACTGAAACATTTCTGTCAGCATGCATTTACAgttctaaaaagaaaattattaaaccCTGGTTTCACCAAGAAACAATATACACTGTACAATGTATTGGTGTACATAATATTACTTATGTTCATCTATAAAcgttaatgaattttaattcattGCTAATTGTATTAATTGTTTTCTGTTTAAATCCAGTTGCTCCTCAGATCCAGCCCAGTATCAACTCCATTTATGAAAAAGACATAGGATCTTCTCTTCAGCTGACATGCGAGTCCCACGGCAACCCCTACCCAAACATAACCTGGAAGAGAGAAGACGGTCAGGAACTACCCATGGGAGGATTCCAGTCAAGGGTAAAAACAGAGTTAATCTGAAGATGCATGGCATTGAATTTATTCTTGGCAAACTTCATATTGTGCTTACATTACTACCATATGTGGATGCAGAGGGTTTTGAGGTCTATTttactctgaaaatttcagaaatTGAATTTTCCCAAGGGgttgtgggggaggggggttccAGAATTGTCATAACCATCCCCCCACCCctacacacacaaacacacacacacagttcCATGCTTGACAACTtgaattgtatttttgtttgatGTACAATCTTTGTATGGACTTTCAGGGAGCAACATTAAATCTGACTGATATTCAGAGAAATGACAGAGGGAACtacatctgtgtagctgacaaTAATGTGAAACCCCCAGACAGCTTCAAAGTGGAGGTCATCGTCTTTTTTCAGCCCTCATGTAGGCCTGTGCAATCAACAGTGGGTCAGGCTCAGAACAGAAGGTTTAATGCCAAACTGGAGTGTATTGTTGCAGGTATGAAGAAATATTTCATGTCAAATGGCATATATgtgcaaaatatgaataatcACATAATTGTCTTGAAAATCTCTTTGTAAGAATTAAAATTCTCTgtcatataccggtattattaaatcaaatgcctcctgtcagtttgtcactagTATATGAtattattcaatattcatttattttcgcATAGTACACAAAGGGTTTATAAAGCGTATAAGCATACTTTGCTAAAATAGAGCATAGCAGATACCGTATATACAGTAATTTTCGCGGTGGTTTAAT
The nucleotide sequence above comes from Magallana gigas chromosome 2, xbMagGiga1.1, whole genome shotgun sequence. Encoded proteins:
- the LOC105348788 gene encoding lachesin; the protein is MVDVCLNFRTSSKMFTITFIILVGISSIFVEAQRPDIVDEILPEVKQKNQIGYLNCTVVNKGSESVVQWSKVETVNGGNPILLSEDDKIVYQGNTGINEDSGLRKYDMQSRVNGRRVTYMLVIRYLAEEDAGDYLCTIRIQGVQWPEWPKKIGKLTVQIAPQIQPSINSIYEKDIGSSLQLTCESHGNPYPNITWKREDGQELPMGGFQSRGATLNLTDIQRNDRGNYICVADNNVKPPDSFKVEVIVFFQPSCRPVQSTVGQAQNRRFNAKLECIVAGYPQPSMKWMKETENGKLIEIDDDDKYDITKQFSSQLQNDEFWYTLLVKNVQAKDYTNYHCVGTNKYGDGEITIALFETMECQGSNCPSPGGAGAGTQIQASVFTVLLFGLASLLVL